Proteins encoded together in one Vitis vinifera cultivar Pinot Noir 40024 chromosome 4, ASM3070453v1 window:
- the LOC100242412 gene encoding vacuolar protein sorting-associated protein 32 homolog 2 codes for MFTRLFGKPKQEANALTTLDKLNETLEMLEKKEGVLLKKAAAEVEKAKEFTRAKNKRAAIQCLKRKRLYEQQIEQLGNFQLRIHDQMILLEGAKATTETVDALRTGASAMKAMQKATNIDDVDKTMDEINEQTENMKQIQEALATPIGAAADFDEDELEAELEELEGAELEEQLLQPATTAPAAPIPAGRVPARPAPQRNTAEDDELAALQAEMAL; via the exons ATGTTTACGCGTTTGTTCGGGAAACCTAAGCAGGAGGCCAATGCCCTAACAACATTGGACAAGTTAAACGAG ACACTTGAAATGCTAGAGAAAAAAGAAGGTGTCCTTTTGAAGAAGGCCGCTGCAGAGGTTGAAAAGGCTAAGGAATTTACTAGAGCAAAGAACAAAAGGG CGGCAATACAATGTTTAAAGAGGAAGAGGCTCTATGAACAGCAAATTGAACAACTTGGAAATTTCCAATTGCGCATTCATGATCAG ATGATATTGCTAGAAGGTGCCAAAGCTACAACAGAGACTGTTGATGCATTGAGGACTGGAGCTTCTGCGATGAAGGCAATGCAAAAGGCGAC GAATATTGATGATGTTGACAAAACAATGGATGAGATTAATGAGCAGACAGAGAACATGAAACAGATTCAGGAGGCATTAGCCACACCCATTGGTGCAGCAGCTGATTTTGATGAA GATGAATTGGAAGCAGAGCTTGAAGAATTAGAAGGAGCTGAATTGGAGGAACAGCTTCTCCAGCCTGCCACAACTGCCCCAGCAGCACCAATCCCTGCAGGCAGAGTACCAGCCCGCCCAGCTCCTCAGAGGAACACTGCTGAGGATGATGAGCTTGCTGCATTACAGGCAGAGATGGCACTTTAA
- the LOC100266257 gene encoding transcription factor RAX1 produces the protein MGRAPCCDKANVKRGPWSPEEDATLRNYVQTHGIGGNWIALPRKAGLRRCGKSCRLRWLNYLRPDIKHGGFTEEEDKVICAIYNQMGSRWSVIASQLPGRTDNDVKNYWNTKLKKKLAKFHSNGNAANNPNPFSSAPPPTAAPMPVTEAYRHGFPPLLTQGYTGTSNNMGVSEFGASSNNGHNVFISDQGGLSTDHATGISYVSYLPGTRGGEDDGVLMDFGMGNLPYDIISGFWFQEKDSTEVTPGSASLDEFPHLNIKPQGL, from the exons ATGGGAAGAGCACCTTGCTGTGACAAAGCAAACGTGAAGAGAGGGCCATGGTCTCCTGAAGAAGATGCTACTCTCAGAAACTATGTTCAGACTCATGGCATTGGTGGAAATTGGATTGCTTTGCCAAGGAAAGCTg GCCTGAGGCGTTGCGGCAAGAGTTGCAGATTGAGGTGGCTCAACTATCTCAGGCCAGACATCAAACATGGTGGTTTTACTGAGGAGGAAGACAAAGTCATATGTGCCATCTATAATCAAATGGGAAGCAG ATGGTCTGTCATAGCTTCTCAACTTCCAGGAAGAACAGACAATGATGTCAAGAACTACTGGAACACCAAACTGAAGAAGAAACTAGCCAAATTTCACAGCAATGGCAATGCTGCTAACAACCCTAATCCTTTCAGCTCGGCTCCACCGCCTACCGCTGCTCCTATGCCGGTAACCGAAGCCTACCGTCATGGTTTTCCGCCATTGCTGACTCAAGGTTATACTGGTACAAGTAATAATATGGGAGTATCAGAATTTGGTGCAAGTTCTAATAATGGTCACAATGTTTTCATATCTGATCAAGGTGGTTTGAGTACCGATCATGCTACTGGTATATCTTATGTGAGCTACTTGCCCGGTACCCGAGGCGGGGAAGATGATGGGGTTTTGATGGATTTTGGGATGGGAAATCTTCCATATGATATCATCAGTGGCTTCTGGTTTCAGGAGAAGGACAGTACTGAAGTTACTCCAGGTTCAGCAAGTTTGGATGAGTTTCCCCATCTCAACATTAAGCCACAAGGATTGTGA
- the LOC100247549 gene encoding zinc finger CCCH domain-containing protein 23: MMIGEPTRSNPTVQVPPWDPYDDPTAGMGSPFPVSGVNFNGNAASPTGGDYNPFIISEAFSSLQRYLPSNEFGTESGDESETVVDAFSCDQFRMFEFKVRRCARGRSHDWTECPYAHPGEKARRRDPRKFHYSGTACPEFRKGNCKKGDSCEFAHGVFECWLHPARYRTQPCKDGSGCRRRVCFFAHTPEQLRVLPQQSPRNHGSAESYDGSPLRLAFDPYLSKGSFISSPTSTLISPPVSPPSDSPPMSPNSPSFTGSFNSMSELVASMRNLQVGKAKMSPQSWGVQMGSGFGSPRGSTLRPGFCSLPSTPTRTPARSGLGGLDVWDKTCEEEPAMERVESGRDLRARIYAKISKENSLDRDSSPSAPDFGWVSELVK, encoded by the coding sequence GTTCTCCGTTCCCAGTTAGTGGAGTTAATTTCAACGGCAATGCCGCTAGTCCCACCGGCGGTGATTATAACCCGTTTATAATCAGCGAGGCCTTCTCTTCACTGCAGCGTTACCTGCCATCAAACGAGTTCGGGACCGAGTCCGGCGATGAGTCGGAGACGGTGGTGGACGCGTTCTCATGCGATCAGTTTCGTATGTTTGAGTTTAAAGTGCGGAGGTGCGCACGTGGGAGGTCACATGACTGGACAGAGTGTCCGTACGCGCATCCTGGGGAAAAGGCTCGCCGGAGGGACCCCCGGAAGTTTCACTACTCTGGCACGGCGTGCCCGGAGTTTCGGAAAGGAAACTGCAAGAAGGGCGATTCATGCGAGTTTGCTCATGGCGTGTTCGAGTGCTGGCTCCACCCTGCTCGTTACCGGACTCAGCCTTGCAAGGATGGGTCCGGTTGCCGCCGGCGAGTATGTTTCTTTGCTCACACGCCGGAGCAGCTCCGGGTTCTTCCTCAGCAGAGTCCTAGGAATCATGGGTCGGCCGAGTCATACGACGGCTCACCTCTCCGACTCGCTTTTGACCCGTATCTGTCCAAGGGTTCATTTATTTCATCTCCGACTTCGACTCTGATATCGCCGCCGGTGTCGCCACCCTCTGACTCGCCACCCATGTCGCCGAATAGCCCATCCTTTACTGGCTCATTCAACTCGATGAGCGAACTCGTGGCGTCCATGAGAAATCTACAAGTTGGGAAGGCGAAAATGAGCCCTCAATCATGGGGAGTCCAAATGGGATCCGGTTTCGGATCTCCTCGCGGCTCAACCCTGCGCCCAGGGTTCTGTAGCCTCCCTTCCACCCCCACTCGAACTCCGGCTCGCTCCGGACTCGGTGGCCTCGACGTCTGGGACAAGACTTGCGAGGAAGAGCCAGCAATGGAGAGGGTTGAGTCTGGAAGAGACTTGCGTGCAAGAATATACGCTAAAATCAGCAAAGAAAACTCACTGGATCGAGACTCGTCCCCCTCTGCCCCTGACTTTGGCTGGGTCTCAGAGCTGGTgaagtga